The region TCTTCTGCAGGGCCGCGTCGAAGCCGCCCGCCCAATCCGAGCCCGCGTCCCAGGTGCAGTTGGGCAGCTCGGCGATCACCCCGGAGATGTCCCCCTGTTGCAGCAGTTGCACGAGGCCTGCCGCGTCCACGCTGCCGCTGCAGGTGAGGTGATCCGTGACGTAGGTCGATACCTCCTGCACCAGCTTCTGGATGGCCGTGTCTTGTAGCGCATCCAGGCTCAAGAACTGCGTGCCACACTCGCAGGCGCCGTAGTCGTTCACCAACGCTTCCAGATCCTGTTGCGAGCCGCTCACCGTCATGGAGCCGACCTCTTGCAGGAACACCTGTCCGTTCTTGTCTTTCTCTCCCGGCTTGGTGCCGTGGTTCTCGCGGAAGGTGCTGCTCACCACGATGCCCTCGCAGGTCACGTCCAGCGTGGTGGTGGTGTGGGGCGGCCACAGCTCGCTGCTTCGCCCTGCCGTATCCTTGTAAGCGTCCTTCTGCAGCCACTTGAAGGTAGCGGTGCACTGTCCACCACCGCCGCTGCCGCTGCTGCCACCGAGTCCGCTGCTGCCGCCGCTGCCACTGCCGCCGCCCGCACCGCTGGTTCCGCCGCTGGCGCTCGTTCCTCCGGAGTCATCGGAGCTGCAGCTGATCAAGGCCAAGGACAGTGCCATCGCCGAAGCAAAGAGACGTCGCATGCCCACCACGATATCAGGCTTCTGGATGTCGCTGCGGCGCGGAACCTCGCGCCCGTGAACGGAATCCGCGTCGAGCCAACGGCAGACAAAACCCACGGGCAGAAGTCGACGGGAGCGGATAGCATCGCGCTCATGAGGCGTTTGGGGCTCGTTGTGCTGGGCTGGCTGGCGCTCGCCTGCGGAGCGGAGGACGCCGCGGTCACGAAGGCCGCGCCGGGAGTCTCGCCGCCGGAGGCACCTGGGCCGTACGGCATCGGCGTCACGAGTCTGGAGGCCGAGAGTGGCGGGCGAACGCTTCCCATCGAGGTGTGGTACCCGGCGAAGGCGGGAGGCGACGTGGCCGAGTACGTGCTCCAAGCGGGCGCGCTGGAGCTCGCGCGGCTCGCATCTCCGATGAGCGCGCTCAGGGATGCGCCGTTGGACGCTCGCGGTGGTCCGTATCCGGTAGTGGTGTTTTCCCACGGCAACGGTGGCGTGCGGATCCAGAGCGTGTACCTCACGGAGTGGCTCGCGAGCCACGGCTTCGTGGTCGCGGCGCCGGATCACGTCGGCAACACCTTTGCCGAGATGCTCAACCCGGGTCTCGCCATCCCGGCCGGGGAGATGGCGCGGCTTCGTCCCGAAGACGTGTCGAAGACGCTGGACGCCCTGCTCGCTGCGAGCGACGACGCGGACTCGTTGCTCCATGGTGTCGCGGACGCCAGCCGCGTGGGCGTGGCCGGCCACAGCTTTGGCGGCTTCACCACGCTGCGCGTGGTCGGCGCCACCATCGACTCCGACGCGGTGTTGGCGGACTGCGCCCAGAACGGCGGACTGATCTGCAATGGCTGGGACGGCGGCACGATGCCCGCGTCGCAGCGCGACCCGCGGTTCACCGTGGCCCTGGCGCAGGCGCCCGGTGGCGCGCAGGCCATGTTCGCGGGCGGGCGCGACGGCTTTGCCGACGTGGCGGCTCGCACGATGATCCAAGGCGGCACTTTGGACGAGCTCACGCCCTACGCCGAGGAGCACGTGAAGCCGTATCAGTCGCTGCCATCTCCGGCGTGGTTCCTGGGCGTCGAGGGAGCCGGCCATTTCACCTTCTCGGACATGTGTCGCCTCATCGATCTGGTCGGGCTCAGCGTGACGGAGTTCGAGGACGGCTGCGGCGCGCAGAACCTCGCCTGGCAAGAAGCGCACGCGGTGATCCAACGCGTCTCGACGGCGTTTCTTCAAGTGGAGCTGGCCGGTCAGGACGACTTCGCGAGCGAGCTCGAGCCCACGGAACCGCTGCCAGAGCACGTCGCCCGGCTGGACGCCAAGTGAACATGCGCTTCCTCCCCCTGACGCTACTGCTCGCCGGCTGTGCGCCGCCGGTGACGTCCGAACCGGCTGCACCCCGGACGGCTGCGTCCGGAACGGCCGCCCCCGAGACGGCCGGCAGCTCCGTACCTCCGGTGACGGAAGTGCCCGTCGAAGCTCCGGAGGGCTGCCCCGCGGATCTCGACGCGCGGGTCGGCACCGTGGTCACTTTGGTCGGCGAGCAGTCGCGCACCAAGATCCCGACCGTGTGCGGCGTCGACGTGGACGGCGACTACGACCTGAGCGACGAGGTCGTCCGCGTCACCGGGCGTCTCCGCCGCTACGTGGTGCCGCCCCCGACGCCCGGTGAGCCCATCGTCGCGGGACGCGGTCCCGGGACGTACTATTCGATCCAAGATCCCACGACGGGACAGCTCGCTCGTCCAGTTCCGCGCTGACGTCTCAAGTAGTCCGCAGCATCGCCTCTCCCGTGAGCATGGACAGCGCGTAGAGGACGTTGCGCTCGCGGACCACGCGGCAGTGGTCGGGCGGCGGATGCGGGCTCGGCGCTCGCGTCGCGATGCGATCGAGCGTCCCGTGAAAGGCCTTGCCGAAGAGCGAGAGGCCCTCCATCGCCAAGGGCTCGCGGCGCCACGGCGTGCCCGCGGCGTAGCGACCCACCAGGCGAGGCGATGCGGAGCGCGCGGTCTCCGGAGCCGGGATCTGGTCGTAGTAGACGGCGCCGAGCTCGAGCACCGGGATCCGCTTGTTGCCGTCTTCCGTGCTGCCCAGGACCCACGCCGTGTGCACGCGTCCGTCCATCGTGATCGCCAGCAGATCTCCCGGCTCCAGGGTCATCGCGGGGCGCACGCCCCGAACGCCGGCCACCCGAACCGGATCGGGATCGATGCTCCGGGGCGGGAGCGGTCGGCGCACGATGGAGAGCTCCAGCTCCGGGAAGAAGCGAGAGTCTGCGTCGATGCCTTCTTCGGTGGTCCACCAGGCAAGGGGGCTGCCCGCGTCGGTCTGGATGTTGGGCATCTCTTGCCGCTCCCAAAACGAAACCCACCGCGTGGCGGGTGTCGGATGGTCGCGAACCGCGAGCACGCCACACACCGCGAGGGTCTCCGCGATGTCTTCGCGGTCGCTGGCGTTCTTGCCGATGACACCCCGAAGCGCCTTCACGAACGCCTTGGCGCGCGAGCCGTCGGGTAGCTCTGCGGCCGTCGTCACGATCTCGCGGAGCTTCTCCCGATCCTGCTCGTTGGGACGTACCGGCGGCAAGGTTTGGAAGTGCTCCAGATCCACCAGCCACGCCTTCGCGTCCGGGGTGCCGTAGCAGGCGCCCTCTTCCTTCATCTCGACGAGCTCCGCCATGTCGTCGTCGACGGTCTGGCTCACGCCACACACGGCGCAGTCGTTCAAATCGAGGTAGCAATGGTCCGGCATCAGCGACGCGCAGGCCCAGCTCCGCAGCGTGGAGCGGTAGCGAAGCGGCGCCGAGCCCAGGCTGGCCACGAAGGCATCCGCTGCCGCCGTGGGATCCACTGCCGCCACCGCAGCGCGCAGTCGTCGGATGAGGTCGTCGTGATGCATGTTCAGGTCGATCCGTCGGAGTGCTCTTTGAGCTCGATGGCCACCGCGCTCAAATCCTCCGCCAGCGTGAGCCTGGCTTCGTAGCTCTCGTAGAACACCGTGTTGTACATCCCGAAGGAGTCGCGCCAAGCGCAGCACAGCACCACGGGGGGGCCCAGCCGGAGCTCCCACTCCGCGCTGCTCCGCATGGCCGGCCCCAACGGCACCCCATCACGGGCGGAGGGCTCCGTCTTGGTCTCGTACCAGTGCCCGGAGCCCGAGACGCTCGTCTTGGCCGTGGCCAGAGTCATCGGAATCGGGCGGCCATCGATCAGCACGCGCCACAGATCGTCACCTCGCATCTCGAAGCCGAGCACGTGCTCTCCGAACCTCAGGGTGTCGCGCGCCAACTCTCGTCCCCACACGATGATTGCACATCCCCGGCACCCTGCGTCGGTCCGTCGTGCCCCCCCGATCCTCCTCGCCCTTTCCGCATGGATGTTGGTCCGCCGCGGAATCCGCGCGCCGCGCACCCTCGCGCGGAAGTAGCCGCCGCGGTACCCTGAGCCACGTCGTGTCATGCCGCTACCGTCACTGATCCTCGCGGACCACTGGGCGCCACTGACGCGCGCCTGGTCCGAAGCTTTCGCGCCGTTCGAGGCGGTGCACGTCCACGACGGCGACTTCTTCGCCCTCGACGCGGACGCCATGGTCAGCCCTGCCAACAGCTTTGGGATCATGGACGGCGGTCTCGATGCGGCGATCCGTGCGGAGCTCGGTGGGCACGTACAGACGGACGTGCAAGCGCGCATCTTGGAGCGACACCATGGAGAGCTTCCCGTCGGTGCGGCCGAGATCGTGCCCACCCATCACGCCCGCTGGCCGTTCCTCGTCGTCGCTCCCACCATGCGCGTTCCCGAAAGCGTGGCACACACGTTGAACGCCTATCTCTCCTTTCGAGCGGCGCTCTTGGCGGTGCTTCGCCACAACGCTGCGAATCCAGCGGCGCAGATCCGCTCCATGGTGGTGCCCGGCCTGGGAACGGGCATCGGAGCCATGGACGCCCGCCGCTGCGCCGCGCAGATGCGCATCGCCTTCGATCACGTTTCCAAGCCGCCGCGGATCCCCAGCTTCAGGATGATCCACGACCTACACCAACGGCTGCGGTCGGCGTTGTGATACGGACGCGCGCCATTCTGCTTACCCGGGAATGCAATGCCGGAACTGGTTGAAGGTGTTTGGCGTCCTTGCCGTGGGGCCGGTCGAGACGACCTCGACGCGCTCCAGCGTGCCGCGC is a window of Polyangiaceae bacterium DNA encoding:
- a CDS encoding dienelactone hydrolase family protein gives rise to the protein MRRLGLVVLGWLALACGAEDAAVTKAAPGVSPPEAPGPYGIGVTSLEAESGGRTLPIEVWYPAKAGGDVAEYVLQAGALELARLASPMSALRDAPLDARGGPYPVVVFSHGNGGVRIQSVYLTEWLASHGFVVAAPDHVGNTFAEMLNPGLAIPAGEMARLRPEDVSKTLDALLAASDDADSLLHGVADASRVGVAGHSFGGFTTLRVVGATIDSDAVLADCAQNGGLICNGWDGGTMPASQRDPRFTVALAQAPGGAQAMFAGGRDGFADVAARTMIQGGTLDELTPYAEEHVKPYQSLPSPAWFLGVEGAGHFTFSDMCRLIDLVGLSVTEFEDGCGAQNLAWQEAHAVIQRVSTAFLQVELAGQDDFASELEPTEPLPEHVARLDAK
- a CDS encoding macro domain-containing protein: MPLPSLILADHWAPLTRAWSEAFAPFEAVHVHDGDFFALDADAMVSPANSFGIMDGGLDAAIRAELGGHVQTDVQARILERHHGELPVGAAEIVPTHHARWPFLVVAPTMRVPESVAHTLNAYLSFRAALLAVLRHNAANPAAQIRSMVVPGLGTGIGAMDARRCAAQMRIAFDHVSKPPRIPSFRMIHDLHQRLRSAL